The proteins below are encoded in one region of Peribacillus muralis:
- the spo0A gene encoding sporulation transcription factor Spo0A yields the protein MKKIKVCVVDDNRELVGLLEEYISAQEDMEVIGVAHNGQDCLGMLESVDPDILILDIIMPHLDGLGVLEKLREVKRGAMPNVIMLTAFGQEDVTKKAVDLGASYFILKPFDMENLANHIRQVSGKGQAVLKNHSQFSYRPQNESKPKNLDASITSIIHEIGVPAHIKGYLYLREAISMVYNDIELLGSITKVLYPDIAKKYNTTASRVERAIRHAIEVAWSRGNIESISSLFGYTVSMTKAKPTNSEFIAMVADKLRLEHKAS from the coding sequence GTGAAAAAAATTAAGGTGTGCGTTGTAGATGATAATAGAGAACTTGTTGGCCTTCTGGAAGAATACATTTCTGCACAGGAAGATATGGAGGTAATTGGGGTAGCCCATAACGGTCAAGACTGCCTGGGTATGCTTGAAAGCGTTGATCCCGATATATTGATCCTTGATATTATCATGCCTCATTTAGATGGGTTAGGTGTACTGGAAAAGCTTCGTGAAGTAAAACGTGGCGCCATGCCTAATGTAATTATGCTTACTGCCTTTGGTCAAGAAGATGTCACGAAAAAAGCAGTTGATTTAGGCGCGTCGTACTTTATCCTAAAGCCTTTTGATATGGAGAACCTGGCCAATCATATTCGGCAGGTGAGCGGTAAAGGACAGGCGGTATTGAAAAATCATAGTCAGTTCAGCTATCGTCCCCAAAACGAATCCAAGCCCAAAAATCTTGATGCCAGCATTACAAGCATCATCCATGAGATTGGTGTACCTGCACACATTAAGGGCTATTTGTATTTGAGGGAAGCAATATCCATGGTTTACAACGATATTGAACTGCTGGGGTCGATTACCAAGGTTTTGTATCCGGATATCGCCAAAAAATACAATACAACCGCCAGCCGTGTTGAGCGTGCCATCCGCCATGCAATTGAAGTGGCCTGGAGCCGCGGCAACATTGAATCCATTTCATCTCTATTCGGTTATACAGTCAGCATGACCAAGGCAAAACCCACGAATTCCGAATTTATAGCGATGGTTGCCGATAAGCTTCGCCTTGAACATAAAGCTTCTTGA
- the spoIVB gene encoding SpoIVB peptidase produces MKFIWIKRIIGGILLVSLLTLGLYQPSREYFLIPNHLVLFEGSQYSISKSLPVSARASGSSDGISLHDEQASITLGAEKPGTNEVLLDVAGLPAKKVDIRVLKDFKVMPGGQSIGVKLNTLGVLVVGHHLIDTAQGKKSPGEKAKIEIGDIITEINGQTIKKMGDVTPFVQQAGEKGEALKLVINRDNEVLHSTLLPLKDKNEGTYKLGLYIRDSAAGIGTMTFYHPDSKKYGALGHVISDMDTKKPIVVKDGQIVQSTVTSIEKGSNGDPGEKLARFSSNKEKIGNINRNSPFGIFGKLNQDFKNGISDKALPITLSHEVKEGPAKILTVVDGSKVEEFDVEIVSSIPQKFPAIKGMVLKVTDKELLQKTGGIVQGMSGSPIIQNGKLIGAVTHVFVNDPTSGYGVHIEWMLNEAGINIYDKDNYEKAS; encoded by the coding sequence GTGAAATTTATATGGATAAAAAGAATCATCGGTGGAATTCTCCTTGTTTCGCTATTAACATTAGGGTTATACCAGCCATCTCGTGAATATTTTTTGATTCCAAATCATCTTGTACTATTTGAAGGAAGTCAATATAGTATTTCCAAATCATTGCCTGTTTCTGCAAGAGCTTCTGGATCCAGTGACGGGATTTCGCTTCATGATGAGCAAGCTTCTATTACGCTTGGTGCTGAGAAACCGGGGACGAATGAAGTGTTACTTGATGTAGCGGGATTGCCTGCCAAAAAGGTCGACATTAGGGTGTTAAAGGACTTTAAAGTCATGCCCGGAGGCCAATCCATCGGGGTGAAACTTAATACTCTTGGGGTGCTCGTAGTAGGTCATCATCTTATTGATACTGCGCAGGGAAAAAAATCACCAGGAGAAAAAGCGAAAATTGAAATCGGTGATATTATTACAGAAATCAATGGTCAGACGATAAAGAAGATGGGGGATGTTACCCCTTTTGTTCAGCAGGCAGGTGAAAAGGGAGAAGCGTTGAAACTTGTCATCAATCGTGATAATGAAGTGCTTCATAGTACCCTTTTACCTTTAAAGGATAAGAATGAAGGAACATACAAATTGGGTTTATATATCCGTGATTCAGCAGCTGGCATCGGAACGATGACTTTTTATCACCCCGATTCAAAAAAATATGGGGCGTTGGGACATGTTATTTCTGATATGGACACGAAAAAACCGATTGTTGTAAAGGATGGACAGATTGTTCAATCGACGGTCACATCCATTGAAAAGGGAAGCAATGGAGATCCGGGAGAAAAATTGGCACGCTTTTCTTCCAATAAAGAAAAAATAGGGAATATAAATCGTAATAGTCCTTTTGGGATCTTCGGAAAATTAAATCAAGATTTTAAAAATGGGATTAGTGACAAAGCACTCCCCATCACCCTTTCCCATGAGGTAAAGGAAGGACCAGCAAAAATCCTGACGGTGGTAGATGGCTCCAAAGTAGAAGAATTCGATGTCGAAATCGTCAGTTCCATTCCTCAAAAGTTTCCTGCTATCAAAGGAATGGTTTTGAAAGTGACGGATAAAGAATTGCTCCAAAAAACGGGTGGGATCGTTCAAGGTATGAGCGGCAGTCCCATCATACAAAATGGGAAATTAATCGGTGCAGTCACCCATGTATTTGTTAATGATCCTACAAGTGGGTATGGAGTCCATATTGAGTGGATGTTAAACGAAGCCGGTATCAATATATACGACAAAGATAATTACGAAAAGGCAAGTTGA
- the recN gene encoding DNA repair protein RecN: MLTELSIRNFAIIDSLSVSFEKGLTVLTGETGAGKSIIIDAVHLLVGGRGSSEFIRHGESKAEIEGLFQIDDEKHPVFAKAEEFGLDMNDGMAILRRDISLSGKSVCRVNGKLVTIAILREIGRTLIDIHGQHEHQELMDERLHLPLLDQFGGEKIASALTEYQKLYKRYEFASKQLNDLSQNEQQMVHRLDLIQFQFDEIQKADLKFQEDEELMEERKKINNFEKIHEALQTSYNALNGEQHAIDWLSVAMNNMEEAAGLDEGLRASSEVVSNSYFLLEEAVSNIRDQLDSLDYDTERVEFIEGRLNEINQLKRKYGRSIEEILEYGAGIEEEVEKLLNRETHIAKLEKEMKSIKADLIVEAKNLSELRQAFARQLTKKIHQELKDLYMEKTIFEPHFHQTAYTFDELSDRGINQSGLDSMEFYISTNPGEPLKPLSKIASGGELSRIMLALKSIFSKHQGITSIIFDEVDTGVSGRVAQSIAEKIYKVATGSQVLCISHLPQVAAMADTHLFIAKNVRAGRTNTSVKPLIETEKIKEIGRMISGVEITDLTKQHASELIQLAKRLKITS, from the coding sequence TTGTTAACAGAACTATCGATAAGAAATTTTGCGATCATAGATAGCCTCTCCGTTTCGTTCGAGAAAGGCTTGACTGTCTTGACCGGGGAAACAGGGGCAGGTAAATCAATTATTATAGATGCTGTCCATCTTCTGGTTGGGGGGCGCGGTTCCTCGGAATTTATTCGGCATGGTGAGTCAAAGGCGGAGATAGAAGGTTTATTTCAAATCGATGATGAAAAACATCCGGTCTTTGCCAAGGCCGAAGAATTTGGTCTGGACATGAATGATGGTATGGCCATTCTTAGAAGAGACATTTCGCTCAGTGGAAAAAGCGTATGCCGAGTTAATGGAAAACTCGTAACGATCGCTATTTTACGGGAGATAGGACGGACATTGATTGATATCCATGGCCAGCATGAGCATCAGGAATTAATGGACGAAAGGCTTCATCTGCCGCTGCTGGACCAATTTGGCGGTGAAAAAATCGCATCGGCGCTTACGGAATACCAAAAACTATATAAACGCTATGAATTCGCTTCGAAGCAATTGAATGATTTAAGTCAAAACGAGCAACAAATGGTCCACCGCCTTGACTTGATCCAATTTCAATTCGATGAAATCCAAAAAGCTGATTTGAAATTTCAAGAAGATGAAGAATTGATGGAAGAACGGAAGAAAATTAATAATTTCGAAAAAATTCATGAAGCGCTGCAAACGAGCTACAATGCCTTAAATGGTGAACAGCATGCAATCGATTGGCTATCGGTAGCCATGAATAACATGGAAGAGGCGGCAGGCCTTGATGAGGGGTTAAGAGCAAGCTCGGAGGTCGTCTCCAATAGTTACTTTCTGCTTGAAGAAGCCGTGTCTAACATTCGAGATCAATTGGATTCCTTGGATTATGATACGGAGCGTGTCGAATTCATTGAGGGCCGCCTTAACGAAATAAATCAATTGAAACGTAAATACGGTCGTTCCATCGAGGAAATTCTCGAATATGGTGCCGGCATCGAAGAGGAAGTCGAAAAACTCCTGAACAGGGAAACGCACATAGCGAAGCTTGAAAAGGAAATGAAATCGATTAAGGCCGATTTAATCGTCGAAGCAAAGAACCTGTCAGAATTAAGGCAGGCATTCGCTCGGCAGCTTACAAAAAAAATTCATCAGGAATTAAAAGATTTATACATGGAAAAAACAATTTTCGAGCCTCATTTCCATCAAACTGCATATACGTTCGATGAATTGTCAGATAGAGGCATAAATCAGTCCGGTTTGGATTCCATGGAATTTTATATTTCCACGAATCCAGGCGAACCGTTAAAACCACTTTCCAAAATTGCCTCGGGCGGAGAGCTGTCGCGGATCATGCTGGCGCTGAAAAGCATTTTTTCCAAGCATCAAGGCATTACCTCCATCATTTTTGATGAAGTGGACACAGGTGTCAGCGGGCGGGTTGCCCAATCCATTGCCGAGAAGATTTATAAAGTGGCAACGGGATCTCAAGTTTTGTGCATCTCCCATTTGCCGCAGGTCGCGGCTATGGCGGATACCCATTTATTCATTGCAAAAAATGTCAGGGCAGGACGCACCAATACCTCCGTCAAGCCTCTGATAGAAACCGAAAAAATAAAAGAAATTGGCAGGATGATTTCAGGAGTCGAGATTACCGATTTAACGAAGCAGCATGCCAGTGAGCTAATACAGCTCGCCAAAAGGCTGAAAATCACTTCTTGA
- the ahrC gene encoding transcriptional regulator AhrC/ArgR, which yields MNKGQRHIKIRDIITNNDIETQDELVEELKLAGYNVTQATVSRDIKELHLVKVPLSDGRYKYSLPADQRFNPLQKLKRILVDAFVRIDAANNLLVMKMLPGNAQAICALIDNLNWEEILGTIGGDDTCLIICRSEEDAKIISGKFLDML from the coding sequence ATGAATAAAGGACAACGACATATAAAAATTAGGGACATTATCACCAATAATGATATCGAAACGCAAGATGAGCTAGTTGAAGAGCTTAAATTAGCTGGATATAACGTGACTCAGGCGACAGTGTCGAGGGATATCAAGGAGCTCCATCTTGTAAAGGTTCCGTTATCGGATGGAAGGTATAAATACAGCCTGCCTGCCGATCAACGCTTCAACCCGCTTCAAAAATTAAAGAGGATCCTGGTTGATGCATTTGTACGCATCGATGCAGCGAACAATTTACTCGTCATGAAAATGCTTCCGGGAAACGCCCAGGCGATCTGTGCATTGATTGATAATTTAAATTGGGAGGAAATACTTGGGACGATCGGCGGCGATGATACGTGTTTAATTATTTGCCGCTCTGAGGAAGATGCAAAGATCATTTCCGGTAAATTCTTGGACATGCTCTAA
- a CDS encoding TlyA family RNA methyltransferase: protein MKVMKERVDVLLVEQGLADTREKAKRMVMAGLVYANEERYEKPGEKVPVDLEFTIKGKVMPYVSRGGLKLEKALNEFDLRMDGKILLDIGSSTGGFTDCALQNGATMSYALDVGYNQLAWKLRQDERVKVMERTNFRYVTPADLDGEMPNFASIDVSFISLTLILPVLKTLLVPNSDVVALVKPQFEAGKDQVGKKGIVRDPKIHKQVLDKIISFAKKEGYDILDASFSPITGGDGNIEFLLHLFWQGSKADGEIKLPKTVDDIVVEAHAQFKKE, encoded by the coding sequence ATGAAAGTAATGAAAGAAAGAGTAGATGTATTACTAGTGGAACAGGGCTTGGCCGATACACGTGAAAAAGCAAAACGGATGGTTATGGCCGGTCTTGTCTACGCGAATGAGGAGAGGTACGAAAAACCGGGGGAAAAGGTGCCCGTCGATCTCGAATTTACGATCAAAGGAAAAGTGATGCCCTATGTTTCGAGAGGCGGTTTGAAACTGGAGAAAGCCTTAAACGAATTCGACTTGCGAATGGATGGGAAGATCCTCCTGGATATCGGCTCATCAACTGGAGGGTTCACCGACTGCGCCTTGCAAAATGGTGCGACAATGTCTTATGCACTTGATGTCGGCTATAACCAACTTGCTTGGAAGCTTAGGCAGGATGAGCGGGTGAAAGTAATGGAGCGGACAAACTTCCGTTACGTTACACCGGCAGATCTTGATGGGGAGATGCCGAACTTTGCAAGCATTGACGTTTCTTTCATCTCGCTCACGTTAATTTTACCTGTGTTAAAGACTTTGCTGGTTCCTAACAGTGATGTCGTTGCCCTGGTGAAACCGCAATTCGAAGCTGGAAAGGATCAAGTGGGGAAAAAGGGAATCGTTCGTGATCCAAAAATCCATAAGCAGGTGCTGGATAAAATCATTTCTTTTGCGAAAAAAGAAGGCTACGATATTTTGGATGCCTCCTTCTCCCCGATTACCGGCGGCGATGGAAATATTGAATTCCTGCTTCATTTATTTTGGCAAGGCTCCAAAGCGGATGGAGAGATCAAGCTGCCAAAAACGGTCGATGATATCGTTGTGGAAGCACATGCCCAGTTTAAAAAAGAATAG
- the dxs gene encoding 1-deoxy-D-xylulose-5-phosphate synthase, which yields MDLLSIKDPSFLKKMNNEELEELSVEIRKFLVEKLSVTGGHIGPNLGVVELTIALHKEFDSPNDKILWDVGHQSYVHKILTGRAGEFDTLKKYKGLCGFPKMIESPHDVWETGHSSTSLSAAMGMAAARDIKGEQSFILPVIGDGALTGGMALEALNHIGDEKKDMIVILNDNEMSIAPNVGALHTILGRLRTAGKYNWAKDELELLLKKIPAVGGKLAATAERLKDSMKYLLVSGIFFEELGFTYLGPVDGHNYEELLENLRYAKKTKGPVLLHVITKKGKGYSPAELDTTGNWHGTGPYKVDTGDFVKSPTKGPAWSALVSDTVSRLAREDERIVAITPAMPVGSKLVGFAQEFPERFYDVGIAEQHAATFAAGLATQNMKPFLAIYSTFLQRAYDQVVHDICRQNLNVFIGIDRAGLVGSDGETHQGVFDIAFLRHVPNMVLMMPKDENEGQHMVNTAISYDDGPIAMRFPRGNGLGIAMDSELKQIPIGSWEVLKEGTDAAILTFGTTIPMALEAAEQLEKEDYSVKVINARFIKPLDEKLLSSLLGEKMPILTIEEAVLQGGFGSSVLEYAHDQGFYGAIIDRMGIPDYFIEHGSVDELLEEIGLTSETAIKKIKMITPKKEKRA from the coding sequence TTGGATCTTCTATCTATAAAAGACCCTTCTTTTTTGAAGAAGATGAATAATGAAGAATTAGAAGAGTTAAGTGTGGAAATACGTAAATTCCTTGTGGAAAAGTTATCGGTCACAGGAGGGCATATCGGTCCCAATTTAGGAGTCGTTGAATTGACCATTGCCTTGCATAAAGAGTTCGACAGTCCGAATGATAAAATTTTGTGGGATGTCGGACATCAATCATATGTCCACAAAATCCTGACAGGCAGGGCCGGGGAGTTCGATACCTTAAAGAAATACAAAGGGCTGTGCGGCTTTCCGAAAATGATTGAAAGCCCCCATGATGTTTGGGAAACAGGGCATAGTTCAACTTCCCTTTCGGCTGCAATGGGCATGGCAGCTGCCCGTGATATAAAAGGTGAACAAAGTTTCATTTTACCCGTAATCGGGGACGGAGCCCTTACAGGTGGAATGGCACTTGAAGCCTTGAATCATATCGGTGACGAAAAAAAGGACATGATCGTCATTCTTAATGATAACGAAATGTCGATTGCGCCTAACGTTGGCGCCTTGCACACGATATTGGGAAGATTGCGTACGGCGGGCAAATATAATTGGGCAAAAGATGAATTGGAGTTACTGCTGAAAAAAATACCTGCCGTCGGAGGGAAGCTTGCGGCTACCGCTGAACGCTTGAAGGATAGCATGAAGTATTTATTGGTTTCAGGAATCTTTTTCGAAGAGCTTGGCTTCACATACCTTGGCCCGGTAGATGGCCATAATTATGAAGAATTGCTGGAGAATTTAAGATACGCCAAGAAAACGAAGGGGCCGGTCCTGCTGCATGTCATCACGAAAAAAGGCAAGGGCTATTCCCCAGCCGAATTGGACACGACAGGTAATTGGCATGGGACAGGCCCGTACAAGGTCGATACTGGTGATTTCGTCAAATCGCCTACGAAAGGTCCTGCATGGAGCGCCCTTGTGAGCGATACCGTCAGCAGGCTTGCCCGTGAAGACGAACGCATTGTAGCCATTACACCTGCAATGCCGGTCGGTTCGAAATTGGTAGGGTTTGCTCAAGAATTCCCGGAGCGTTTCTATGATGTAGGGATTGCCGAGCAGCATGCTGCCACTTTTGCAGCTGGATTGGCCACCCAAAACATGAAACCATTTTTGGCTATTTATTCGACCTTTCTCCAAAGAGCTTATGACCAAGTGGTTCATGATATCTGCCGCCAGAATTTGAACGTATTCATAGGAATCGATCGTGCCGGGTTGGTTGGTTCCGATGGGGAAACGCATCAAGGCGTTTTCGATATCGCTTTCTTACGTCATGTTCCGAATATGGTATTGATGATGCCGAAGGATGAAAACGAAGGTCAGCATATGGTCAATACGGCCATAAGCTATGATGATGGTCCGATCGCCATGCGCTTCCCGCGCGGTAACGGCTTGGGCATTGCGATGGATTCCGAATTAAAACAGATACCAATCGGGTCATGGGAAGTCCTGAAAGAGGGAACGGATGCTGCGATCTTGACGTTCGGCACTACGATTCCAATGGCTCTTGAAGCTGCAGAACAACTGGAGAAAGAGGATTATTCCGTCAAGGTGATCAATGCCAGGTTCATTAAGCCTTTGGATGAGAAGCTGCTTAGCAGCCTCCTTGGTGAAAAAATGCCGATCTTGACAATAGAAGAAGCCGTGCTACAAGGTGGATTTGGAAGTTCAGTACTGGAATATGCTCATGATCAGGGCTTTTATGGTGCCATCATCGATCGAATGGGCATCCCGGATTATTTCATTGAACATGGCAGTGTCGATGAATTGCTTGAAGAAATCGGCTTGACGTCCGAAACAGCCATTAAAAAGATAAAAATGATAACACCCAAAAAAGAAAAAAGGGCCTGA
- a CDS encoding polyprenyl synthetase family protein produces the protein MGTASFDHFSKEYKAIIETEIIEYVNKLEAPAVVKKAMAYSLEAGGKRIRPLLVFAVLEAFGKNLRCGIPAAAAIEMIHTYSLIHDDLPAMDDDDLRRGKPTNHKVFGEAVAVLAGDALLTYSFQLVSGMNDPEVTAQMKLDLVSEIAKSAGAEGMVGGQVADMEGEDKRLSLQELEYIHEHKTGKLLTASILSGAILSGANEEQLQHLRDFGYHLGLAFQIRDDILDIEGSVELIGKPVGSDEENHKSTYPSLLTLQGAKEKLDQHIGLAHASLGKTALQTGLLNELTDLIATRDH, from the coding sequence ATGGGTACGGCGTCCTTCGACCATTTTTCTAAAGAATATAAGGCAATAATCGAAACGGAAATCATTGAATATGTCAATAAGCTTGAAGCTCCCGCCGTGGTGAAAAAAGCGATGGCCTACTCACTTGAAGCAGGCGGAAAAAGAATACGTCCTTTATTGGTTTTTGCGGTGTTGGAAGCTTTCGGCAAAAACCTGAGGTGCGGGATTCCGGCGGCTGCCGCGATTGAAATGATTCATACATATTCCTTGATCCATGATGATCTTCCAGCGATGGATGATGATGATCTTCGCCGCGGAAAACCGACGAACCATAAAGTTTTCGGAGAGGCAGTAGCCGTCCTTGCCGGTGATGCCTTGCTTACATATAGTTTTCAGTTGGTCTCTGGCATGAACGATCCCGAGGTGACGGCCCAAATGAAACTGGACCTTGTAAGCGAAATTGCCAAGTCTGCCGGAGCAGAGGGAATGGTTGGCGGTCAAGTCGCCGATATGGAAGGTGAAGATAAGCGGTTGAGCCTTCAGGAATTGGAGTATATCCATGAGCATAAAACTGGCAAGCTTCTCACGGCAAGCATCCTTTCGGGGGCCATCTTATCAGGAGCGAATGAAGAACAGCTTCAGCATTTGCGTGACTTCGGCTATCACCTAGGACTTGCTTTTCAAATTCGGGATGATATTCTGGATATTGAAGGCTCTGTCGAATTGATCGGCAAGCCGGTTGGCAGTGATGAGGAAAACCATAAAAGCACCTATCCCTCACTGCTTACGCTACAAGGGGCGAAGGAAAAGCTTGACCAACATATTGGACTTGCCCATGCCTCCCTAGGAAAAACGGCCCTGCAGACCGGTTTGTTGAATGAGCTGACCGATTTAATAGCTACTCGTGATCATTGA
- a CDS encoding exodeoxyribonuclease VII small subunit, protein MTKKQEATFEEAMENLEKIVEQLEEGDVPLEEAISIYKQGMDLSRLCHSKLKAVEDQLTQILREDGELENFTVQEEE, encoded by the coding sequence ATGACAAAAAAACAGGAAGCTACATTCGAAGAGGCAATGGAGAATCTCGAGAAAATCGTGGAGCAATTGGAGGAGGGAGATGTGCCCTTGGAAGAAGCCATCTCCATATATAAACAAGGGATGGATTTATCCAGACTGTGTCATTCCAAGCTTAAAGCAGTGGAAGATCAGCTGACGCAAATTTTACGTGAAGACGGGGAACTTGAAAACTTTACTGTACAGGAGGAAGAATAA
- the xseA gene encoding exodeoxyribonuclease VII large subunit — MSNQQQYLSVSALTKYIKRKFDADPHLQNVYIKGEISNFKQHTSGHMYFTLKDEKARLLSVMFAANSKGMKFMPENGMKVLVKGDISLYEASGQYQLYVKSMAPDGVGDLYLAYEQLKKKLEAAGLFLAEHKKGIPQYPKSVGVITSPTGAALRDILTTIKRRYPIAKIIVYPALVQGNNAAKSIAKAISMANARAESDVLIVGRGGGSIEELWAFNEEIVAESIYDSDIPIISAVGHETDFTIADFVADMRAPTPTGAAELAVPHLNEILERLMNRKNRLTRSIREAVNFERTKLTRLERSYAFRYPHKMYEQKLEQLDRTKDRLFKTSTRYFLKKRDELNQLNDILKKQHPEQAVNNAKEALQQHEKILRRAMEAIFRQKSQQFVHTTATLSALSPLKIMERGYGLVFAGDETLVKTTQQVSIGEQIAVSIKDGILECEIKDIKERIEP, encoded by the coding sequence ATGAGTAACCAGCAGCAATATTTAAGCGTGTCGGCATTAACGAAGTACATTAAAAGGAAATTTGATGCCGATCCCCATTTACAGAATGTATACATAAAAGGTGAAATTTCGAATTTTAAACAGCATACGAGCGGACATATGTATTTCACGCTCAAAGACGAGAAGGCCCGCCTCCTTTCCGTCATGTTTGCCGCAAATTCCAAAGGGATGAAATTCATGCCCGAAAATGGAATGAAGGTACTCGTTAAGGGTGATATTTCATTATATGAAGCGAGCGGACAGTATCAGCTATATGTGAAAAGCATGGCCCCGGACGGTGTGGGGGATTTGTATCTGGCTTATGAGCAGCTGAAGAAAAAGCTGGAGGCGGCAGGCTTGTTTTTGGCCGAACATAAGAAAGGGATTCCACAGTATCCAAAATCGGTAGGTGTGATAACCTCTCCGACCGGTGCTGCATTACGAGATATCCTGACAACCATCAAGCGGCGGTATCCTATTGCGAAGATCATCGTTTACCCGGCGCTTGTCCAAGGGAACAATGCGGCTAAATCGATTGCCAAGGCGATTTCGATGGCCAACGCAAGGGCGGAGAGCGATGTGCTTATAGTCGGAAGGGGCGGTGGGTCGATCGAGGAGTTATGGGCCTTTAATGAAGAAATAGTGGCTGAATCGATCTATGATTCCGATATCCCGATCATTTCTGCTGTCGGGCACGAAACCGATTTTACGATTGCCGATTTTGTCGCTGATATGCGTGCTCCGACACCAACCGGGGCGGCAGAGCTAGCGGTCCCGCATTTGAATGAAATACTGGAGCGCCTGATGAACCGCAAGAACCGCTTGACCCGCTCGATTCGTGAGGCGGTGAATTTTGAACGCACCAAATTGACGAGGCTGGAAAGATCCTATGCTTTCCGTTATCCGCATAAAATGTATGAACAGAAGCTTGAACAGCTTGACAGGACGAAGGACAGGCTCTTTAAGACAAGTACGCGGTACTTTTTGAAAAAGAGGGACGAGCTAAATCAATTGAACGATATTCTAAAGAAACAGCATCCTGAACAAGCAGTGAACAATGCTAAGGAAGCACTGCAACAGCATGAAAAGATATTGCGGAGGGCGATGGAAGCGATCTTTCGCCAAAAGTCGCAGCAGTTCGTTCATACTACTGCCACGTTATCTGCCCTCAGCCCATTGAAAATCATGGAACGGGGATATGGATTGGTTTTTGCTGGAGATGAGACGCTCGTGAAGACCACGCAGCAGGTATCCATTGGGGAACAGATAGCCGTTTCCATAAAGGATGGCATTCTTGAGTGTGAAATTAAAGATATAAAGGAGCGAATTGAACCATGA
- the folD gene encoding bifunctional methylenetetrahydrofolate dehydrogenase/methenyltetrahydrofolate cyclohydrolase FolD: MSAQIINGKEIAEAVRQEISKEVQQLSEKHFIPGLAVILVGDNQASQTYVRNKEKACKDLGMHSVLIKKPANLTQEELIQSIDELNQDESIHGILVQLPLPGHISEKAIIEAISPEKDVDGFHPINIGRMMTGQDAFLPCTPYGIMVMLEHIGYDVEGKHVVIVGRSNIVGKPAGQLFLNANATVTYCHSKTKDLAYFTKQADVVVAAVGKRDTITSDHIKEGAVVIDVGMNRNDEGKLCGDVAFDEVKNKASYITPVPKGVGPMTITMLMKNTVKSAQKALEQRKSAQKS; this comes from the coding sequence ATGTCAGCTCAAATCATTAATGGTAAAGAAATTGCAGAGGCAGTTAGACAGGAAATCAGCAAGGAAGTTCAACAATTAAGCGAAAAACATTTTATCCCGGGGCTGGCTGTAATTCTCGTCGGTGACAACCAAGCCTCACAAACCTATGTACGCAATAAGGAAAAAGCGTGTAAGGACTTGGGCATGCATTCTGTATTGATCAAAAAACCTGCAAATCTGACTCAGGAGGAATTAATTCAGAGCATTGATGAATTGAACCAGGATGAAAGCATTCATGGCATATTGGTACAACTCCCATTGCCAGGACATATCTCTGAAAAGGCGATCATCGAGGCGATTTCCCCCGAGAAGGATGTTGATGGGTTCCACCCGATTAACATTGGTCGTATGATGACTGGTCAGGATGCTTTCTTGCCTTGTACGCCTTATGGGATCATGGTGATGCTTGAGCATATCGGCTATGATGTCGAAGGGAAGCATGTGGTCATTGTCGGAAGAAGCAATATCGTCGGAAAACCGGCCGGACAATTGTTTTTAAATGCAAACGCAACCGTTACTTACTGTCATTCAAAGACAAAGGATCTTGCGTATTTCACTAAGCAAGCTGATGTGGTCGTGGCAGCTGTCGGTAAGAGGGATACAATCACGAGTGACCATATTAAAGAAGGTGCGGTCGTCATTGATGTCGGGATGAACAGGAATGATGAAGGAAAGCTCTGCGGTGATGTGGCGTTTGATGAAGTGAAAAATAAGGCGTCATACATTACCCCCGTTCCTAAAGGCGTCGGTCCCATGACAATTACCATGCTTATGAAGAATACGGTGAAATCTGCTCAAAAAGCCCTTGAACAGAGAAAATCAGCACAAAAAAGCTGA